From a region of the Marinomonas mediterranea MMB-1 genome:
- a CDS encoding sarcosine oxidase subunit beta family protein — MQHYSGFGLLKHSLSHHENWQRIWRNPTPKKKYDVIIVGGGGHGLATAYYLAKQFGVTNVAVIEKGYLGGGNTARNTTIVRSNYLWDEAAHLYEHSMKLWEGLSQDLNYNVMFSQRGCLNLGHTLQDMRDIERRVNANRLNGIDGEVLDAQQVKEIVPILDCSSDRRYPVMGASWQPRAGVARHDAVAWGFARGADAHGVDLIQQTEVVDFIIEDGTVIGVKTDRYGEIRADRVGCVVAGNSSVLAAKAGFELPLESHPLQALVSEPIKPILDTVVMSNHVHGYASQSDKGDLVIGAGIDGYTGYGQRGSYGTIEHTLQAIVEMFPIFSRVRMNRQWGGIVDTCPDACPIVSETPVKNLFFNCGWGTGGFKATPGSGNVFAASLAKGEMHELAKPFSMFRYHNGALVDEHGAAGVAH, encoded by the coding sequence GTGGTGGTCATGGTTTAGCAACTGCCTACTATCTAGCGAAGCAATTTGGCGTTACTAACGTAGCGGTCATTGAAAAAGGGTATTTAGGGGGTGGTAACACCGCTCGAAATACAACCATCGTTCGTTCAAATTACCTTTGGGATGAAGCTGCCCATCTTTATGAGCACTCCATGAAATTGTGGGAAGGTCTTTCGCAAGATCTAAACTACAACGTTATGTTTTCTCAACGTGGCTGTCTGAACCTTGGTCATACCTTGCAGGATATGCGCGATATTGAACGTCGAGTTAATGCGAACCGCCTTAACGGAATCGACGGTGAGGTATTGGACGCACAGCAAGTAAAAGAGATTGTCCCTATTTTGGATTGCTCTTCAGACCGACGTTATCCTGTTATGGGTGCTTCTTGGCAGCCTAGAGCGGGTGTAGCTCGACATGATGCTGTTGCGTGGGGATTTGCGCGTGGTGCAGATGCTCATGGTGTTGATCTGATTCAACAAACAGAAGTGGTGGACTTCATCATTGAAGACGGTACGGTCATAGGCGTTAAAACGGATCGTTACGGTGAAATTAGAGCCGACCGTGTGGGTTGTGTGGTTGCGGGTAATTCGAGTGTCTTAGCGGCGAAAGCTGGGTTCGAATTGCCTTTGGAATCTCATCCGCTACAGGCATTGGTTTCTGAGCCGATTAAACCGATCTTAGACACCGTTGTTATGTCTAACCATGTACATGGTTATGCGAGTCAATCTGATAAGGGCGATCTGGTTATCGGTGCAGGCATTGACGGATACACAGGCTATGGTCAACGCGGCTCTTACGGAACGATCGAGCACACATTGCAAGCCATTGTTGAAATGTTCCCAATTTTCAGCCGTGTTCGTATGAACCGTCAATGGGGCGGCATTGTAGATACTTGTCCAGATGCGTGTCCAATCGTCAGTGAAACACCTGTTAAGAATCTATTCTTTAACTGTGGTTGGGGAACAGGTGGATTTAAAGCGACTCCTGGGTCTGGCAACGTGTTTGCGGCATCCCTTGCAAAAGGTGAGATGCATGAGCTTGCTAAGCCGTTCTCGATGTTCCGTTATCACAACGGGGCGTTGGTTGATGAACACGGTGCGGCAGGCGTCGCACACTAA
- a CDS encoding sarcosine oxidase subunit delta, whose protein sequence is MLHIYCPHCCEYREEEEFHAKGQAHIVRPLDPDACTDQEWGEFMYFRKNPRGIHHELWVHAAGCRKFFNVTRNTQTYEIKEVYKVGEKPTIVAE, encoded by the coding sequence ATGTTACATATTTACTGTCCTCATTGCTGCGAATATCGAGAAGAAGAAGAGTTCCATGCAAAAGGTCAAGCCCACATTGTGCGACCTCTTGATCCCGATGCTTGTACTGATCAGGAATGGGGCGAATTCATGTATTTTCGTAAGAACCCTCGTGGAATCCATCATGAACTTTGGGTTCATGCCGCGGGCTGTCGTAAATTCTTTAACGTGACGAGAAATACGCAGACATACGAAATAAAAGAAGTATACAAAGTCGGCGAAAAACCGACGATTGTTGCAGAGTAG
- a CDS encoding sarcosine oxidase subunit alpha: MTQKNRLMSGGRINRSKPLSFTYNDKQYSGYEGDTLASALLANGVDIIGRSFKYSRPRGIVAAGAEEPNAVMQIGATEATQTPNVRATQQELYPGLVCGATNGWPNVDNDLMGLVGKIGGKAMPPGFYYKTFMYPKSMWETYESYIRKAAGLGRSPNEYDVDIYDKMNQHCDVLVVGAGPAGLSAALVAAKAGARVILADEQNEFGGSLLSSRETLDGKPATEWVSSVVEELSTFENVALMPRSTVNGYHDHNFLTIHERCTDHIADRAPNGQVRQRYHRVRAKWVVLATGAHERPLVYGNNDVPGCMQASAVSTYINRYGVVPGNELVLMTTNDNAYHTALDWHDAGRKVMAIVDTRKNPSGALVEAARSRGINVMVGSGVIEVHGSKRVTSVSVAPLNEDGSRVTGSVMKIGTDTVASSGGWSPVVHLSCHTGSRPVWNDEALGFVPGSTVQNQFTAGAINGEYSTEGALGQGVESANDVLKALGLEAVSIALPETDESEQSESMALYHVPHTKPTSQAPKQFVDYQNDVTAAGIELACREGFESIEHVKRYTAMGFGTDQGKLGNINGMAIAAKMLNQSIPETGTTIFRPNYTPVTFGAIVGRDCGELFDPMRYTAMHAWHEERGAEYEDVGQWKRPWYFPLKGESMQDALNRECLATRESVGILDASTLGKIDIQGKDAREFLGRVYTNAWAKLAVGKCRYGLMCGEDGMVFDDGVTSCLGENHFLMTTTSGGAAHVLEWLELYHQTEWPEMEVYFTSVTDHWATMTIAGPNSRKLLEELTDYDVSSENFGYMDWKKMTIAGVPARVFRISFTGELSYEINVQANYGLHVWKALFEHEDKYNLTPYGTETMHILRAEKGFIIAGQDTDGSVHPFDLGMPWAVSMKKPFSFIGKRGMQREDCVRPDRKQLVGLKTTDPNIVLPEGAQGVFDPNAPIPMPMVGHVTSSYWSANLNRSVAMGFVKGGSERMGEKVYYPLVDGRTVEAEICSPVFLDPKGERQHV; the protein is encoded by the coding sequence ATGACACAAAAAAACCGTTTAATGTCTGGTGGTCGTATCAATCGCTCCAAGCCTTTGTCGTTCACCTACAATGATAAACAATATTCCGGCTATGAAGGCGACACGCTTGCCTCTGCACTGTTAGCAAATGGTGTAGACATCATTGGCCGAAGCTTTAAATACAGCCGTCCACGAGGCATTGTTGCAGCGGGCGCAGAAGAACCGAATGCGGTGATGCAAATCGGTGCAACTGAAGCGACTCAAACTCCGAATGTCCGTGCGACCCAGCAAGAGCTTTATCCTGGCTTGGTTTGTGGTGCGACAAACGGTTGGCCGAACGTAGACAATGATTTGATGGGGTTGGTAGGTAAAATTGGTGGTAAAGCGATGCCACCAGGTTTTTACTACAAAACCTTTATGTATCCTAAATCAATGTGGGAAACATACGAATCGTACATCCGCAAAGCGGCTGGACTTGGCCGTTCTCCAAACGAATACGACGTTGATATATACGACAAAATGAACCAGCACTGCGATGTGTTGGTAGTTGGAGCGGGGCCTGCGGGTTTGTCAGCGGCTCTTGTTGCTGCAAAAGCAGGCGCACGAGTGATCCTTGCGGATGAACAAAATGAATTTGGCGGCAGTTTATTAAGCAGCCGAGAAACTCTTGATGGTAAACCTGCGACAGAATGGGTGAGCAGTGTAGTAGAAGAGTTGTCGACGTTTGAGAATGTTGCTCTGATGCCTCGTTCAACTGTAAACGGGTACCACGATCATAACTTCCTTACCATTCATGAGCGTTGCACTGATCATATTGCAGATCGTGCGCCAAATGGTCAGGTCCGCCAACGTTACCATCGCGTTCGTGCAAAATGGGTTGTGTTGGCAACGGGTGCTCACGAGCGTCCTTTGGTTTATGGCAATAACGATGTACCGGGTTGTATGCAAGCGAGTGCGGTATCGACTTACATAAATCGTTATGGCGTCGTGCCGGGGAATGAGTTGGTACTTATGACAACCAATGACAATGCATACCATACAGCATTGGATTGGCACGATGCGGGCCGCAAAGTGATGGCCATCGTTGATACGCGTAAGAATCCATCAGGCGCTTTAGTTGAGGCAGCACGTAGCCGAGGTATCAATGTTATGGTGGGCTCGGGTGTCATTGAAGTGCATGGTAGCAAGCGCGTTACCAGTGTAAGCGTTGCACCGCTTAATGAAGATGGCTCACGTGTAACGGGTTCCGTTATGAAAATCGGCACGGACACCGTTGCGTCATCCGGTGGTTGGAGCCCCGTCGTTCATCTTTCTTGTCATACAGGATCTCGTCCAGTTTGGAATGATGAAGCTCTAGGTTTTGTACCGGGCTCAACGGTTCAAAATCAATTCACCGCTGGTGCAATTAATGGTGAATATTCGACCGAAGGTGCATTAGGGCAAGGCGTAGAGTCTGCGAATGACGTTCTAAAAGCATTGGGGTTAGAAGCTGTATCCATTGCGTTGCCAGAAACTGATGAGTCTGAGCAAAGCGAATCCATGGCTTTGTACCATGTTCCTCATACTAAACCGACGTCACAGGCTCCAAAACAATTTGTCGATTATCAAAATGATGTAACGGCAGCGGGTATAGAGTTGGCATGTCGAGAAGGTTTTGAATCGATTGAACATGTTAAACGTTACACTGCAATGGGCTTTGGTACTGATCAGGGTAAGTTGGGTAACATAAACGGCATGGCGATTGCTGCAAAAATGCTCAATCAATCCATTCCTGAAACGGGAACGACGATCTTTCGTCCGAACTACACCCCCGTTACCTTTGGTGCAATTGTTGGTCGCGATTGTGGTGAGCTGTTTGATCCAATGCGTTACACGGCGATGCATGCATGGCATGAGGAACGTGGTGCCGAGTATGAAGATGTTGGGCAATGGAAACGCCCTTGGTATTTCCCTCTAAAAGGCGAAAGTATGCAAGATGCTCTAAATCGTGAGTGTTTAGCAACGCGTGAATCAGTGGGTATATTGGATGCATCAACCCTAGGTAAGATTGATATTCAAGGTAAAGATGCACGTGAATTCTTAGGGCGCGTTTATACCAATGCGTGGGCTAAATTGGCGGTTGGTAAGTGTCGTTACGGTCTTATGTGTGGTGAAGATGGAATGGTATTCGACGACGGGGTTACCTCTTGTCTAGGCGAAAATCATTTCTTAATGACAACAACATCAGGCGGTGCAGCCCATGTGTTGGAATGGCTAGAGCTTTACCATCAAACAGAGTGGCCAGAAATGGAAGTGTACTTTACTTCTGTGACTGATCACTGGGCTACTATGACAATTGCGGGTCCGAACAGTCGGAAATTGCTTGAAGAATTGACGGATTATGACGTCTCTTCCGAGAATTTTGGCTACATGGATTGGAAGAAAATGACGATTGCTGGAGTGCCTGCACGCGTTTTCCGAATTTCATTTACAGGTGAATTGTCTTACGAAATCAATGTGCAAGCGAACTACGGTTTGCATGTATGGAAAGCCTTGTTTGAACACGAAGACAAGTACAACTTAACACCGTACGGCACAGAAACAATGCACATTTTACGTGCTGAGAAAGGTTTCATTATCGCAGGTCAAGACACAGATGGATCGGTTCATCCATTTGACCTAGGTATGCCTTGGGCGGTTTCTATGAAAAAACCGTTTAGTTTCATCGGTAAGCGCGGTATGCAGCGTGAAGACTGTGTTCGCCCAGATCGTAAACAGTTAGTAGGTCTTAAAACTACAGATCCAAATATTGTTTTACCTGAAGGCGCACAGGGTGTATTCGACCCTAATGCTCCTATCCCAATGCCAATGGTCGGCCATGTAACGTCGAGCTATTGGAGTGCGAACTTGAATCGCTCAGTCGCGATGGGGTTTGTAAAAGGTGGGTCGGAAAGAATGGGTGAAAAAGTCTATTACCCGTTGGTTGATGGCCGAACAGTAGAAGCTGAAATCTGTAGTCCAGTATTTTTAGATCCAAAAGGGGAGCGTCAACATGTCTGA
- a CDS encoding sarcosine oxidase subunit gamma yields MSDTAVETPNVMVMNQLPSSEIVGESPLHHADLASAAAAKNEGGVHLRENALQGFLTLRLNPENKDLLASANAVLGLELPTKPLSSVTQGTTTARWMSPDEWLISVPGEAAFDLEAAFQEKVDGHFSLVNSSGGVTTLVVSGEHVVEMLKKSVPYDFHISEFPAGKVVSTLFAKSSAVIRRLDEQAFELIIRRSFADYIWLWIQDASREYGLVIKND; encoded by the coding sequence ATGTCTGATACCGCAGTTGAAACACCAAACGTGATGGTAATGAATCAGCTTCCTTCATCGGAGATCGTAGGCGAATCGCCATTGCATCATGCTGATTTGGCAAGTGCAGCCGCAGCAAAAAACGAAGGTGGTGTTCACCTTCGCGAAAACGCGTTGCAAGGCTTTTTAACGTTACGGTTGAACCCTGAAAACAAAGATCTACTGGCGTCAGCGAATGCTGTGTTGGGTCTTGAGCTGCCGACTAAACCGCTTAGCTCCGTAACCCAAGGGACAACAACCGCTCGTTGGATGAGTCCGGATGAATGGTTGATCTCAGTGCCAGGTGAAGCTGCATTTGATCTAGAGGCGGCGTTCCAAGAAAAAGTGGATGGCCATTTTTCTCTGGTGAACTCCAGCGGAGGCGTGACGACTTTAGTCGTGTCTGGTGAGCATGTTGTCGAGATGCTGAAAAAATCTGTGCCTTATGATTTTCATATTAGCGAGTTTCCAGCGGGTAAAGTGGTCTCCACGCTGTTTGCAAAGAGCAGTGCGGTGATTCGTCGTTTGGATGAGCAAGCATTCGAATTGATTATTCGCCGTAGTTTTGCGGATTATATTTGGCTTTGGATTCAAGATGCTAGCCGTGAATATGGCTTGGTCATTAAGAACGACTAA
- the purU gene encoding formyltetrahydrofolate deformylase: MKSTKKPWIFTAKCPSILGTVDVVTRYMAESGNYVSEIHSFDDYESDQFFIRIEFIPNGDAFSEDVFAADFQARADEFNMEWALTPPDHKPRVAILVSKYDHCLNDLLYRYRTGQLNIEVPVIISNHPDLKDLADWHGIPYYHLPISAETKPQQEAQVKELIEKYDAELVVLARYMQVLSPDMCQYLDGKAINIHHSLLPGFKGARPYHQAWEKGVKMVGATAHYVNNDLDEGPIIAQGIQTVDHAHYPEDLVAKGQDVERVTLFNAVKYHVEKRVFLNGSRTVVFGR, encoded by the coding sequence ATGAAATCGACAAAAAAACCATGGATTTTTACCGCCAAATGCCCAAGTATTCTTGGAACGGTTGATGTGGTAACCCGCTATATGGCGGAATCAGGAAACTACGTTTCAGAGATCCATTCGTTTGATGATTACGAATCAGACCAATTTTTTATCCGTATTGAATTTATTCCAAATGGTGACGCTTTTAGCGAAGACGTGTTTGCAGCGGATTTTCAGGCTAGAGCAGATGAATTTAACATGGAGTGGGCGTTAACACCTCCAGATCATAAGCCTCGTGTCGCGATTCTGGTATCGAAATACGACCATTGTTTAAATGACTTGTTGTACCGATACCGTACTGGTCAGTTGAATATTGAAGTGCCCGTGATTATCTCAAACCACCCTGACCTCAAGGATTTAGCTGATTGGCATGGTATTCCTTATTATCATTTGCCTATTAGCGCAGAAACAAAGCCTCAACAAGAAGCTCAAGTAAAAGAGCTGATCGAAAAGTACGACGCTGAGCTGGTTGTGCTTGCGCGTTATATGCAAGTTTTGTCTCCCGATATGTGCCAGTACCTAGATGGTAAAGCCATTAATATTCATCACTCACTATTGCCAGGTTTTAAAGGTGCTAGGCCGTACCATCAAGCGTGGGAAAAGGGTGTGAAAATGGTTGGTGCGACGGCTCACTACGTGAATAACGACTTGGATGAGGGGCCAATTATCGCTCAAGGAATACAAACGGTAGATCACGCACATTATCCGGAAGATTTGGTCGCCAAAGGGCAAGATGTGGAACGCGTAACCTTGTTTAATGCAGTTAAGTATCATGTTGAAAAGCGTGTGTTTTTAAATGGCAGTCGTACCGTAGTATTCGGTCGATAA
- a CDS encoding L-serine ammonia-lyase, translating into MSISVFDLFKIGIGPSSSHTVGPMQAAADFREALSESDLANVARVKVELFGSLSATGKGHATDSAIILGLMGERPSTINPEIVDSTVAELKSTNRLKFVDQRAIEFIWDRDMCFLEEVLPYHPNAMSISAFDINGTTLHSNTYYSIGGGFVIDESHAHEDAYVVPQVAVPYDFSSAKELLALCEEHNMRLSELMMANEKTWRTEAEIRDGLMDIWAAMKECIANGLHKEGVLPGGLNVRRRAMSLHKSLIKATRPNIISSTLSAMDWVNLYALAVNEENAGGGRMVTAPTNGAAGIIPAVLMYFMEFTDKVGEEDVVDFLLAAAAIGVLCKKNASISGAEVGCQGEVGSACAMAAAGLCDVLGGTPMQVENAAEIGLEHNLGLTCDPVGGLVQVPCIERNAIAAMKAINATQMALRGDGDHFISLDKVIKTMRDTGRDMQDKYKETSRGGLAVNAIEC; encoded by the coding sequence ATGTCCATCAGTGTTTTTGACTTGTTTAAAATTGGTATTGGTCCGTCAAGCTCGCATACTGTGGGGCCGATGCAAGCAGCGGCAGACTTTAGAGAAGCGCTATCCGAATCGGATTTGGCAAATGTTGCACGAGTCAAAGTAGAACTGTTTGGCTCTCTGAGCGCGACAGGGAAGGGACATGCGACCGACAGTGCGATTATTCTAGGTTTAATGGGAGAACGTCCCAGCACCATTAATCCCGAGATTGTCGATTCAACCGTCGCTGAATTAAAATCGACAAATCGATTAAAATTTGTGGATCAACGCGCGATCGAATTTATCTGGGATCGCGACATGTGCTTTCTTGAGGAAGTGCTTCCTTATCATCCGAATGCCATGTCTATTTCAGCGTTTGACATAAATGGCACGACACTCCATTCAAATACTTACTATTCAATCGGTGGCGGCTTTGTCATTGATGAAAGCCATGCGCACGAAGACGCCTACGTGGTTCCACAAGTTGCTGTCCCATATGATTTTAGCTCTGCCAAAGAGCTGCTCGCGTTGTGTGAAGAGCATAATATGCGTCTTAGCGAGCTGATGATGGCGAATGAGAAAACATGGCGAACAGAAGCTGAGATTCGTGATGGTCTGATGGATATTTGGGCAGCGATGAAGGAGTGCATTGCAAACGGCCTGCATAAAGAAGGTGTATTGCCGGGTGGTCTAAATGTTAGGCGACGTGCAATGAGCTTGCATAAATCGCTTATCAAAGCGACGCGCCCTAACATAATCAGCTCCACGCTTTCTGCGATGGATTGGGTGAATCTGTATGCATTGGCTGTTAACGAAGAAAATGCAGGTGGCGGTCGTATGGTCACTGCACCAACGAACGGCGCGGCGGGTATTATCCCCGCAGTTCTTATGTATTTTATGGAATTCACCGACAAAGTAGGCGAAGAAGACGTAGTAGACTTTCTTCTCGCTGCTGCCGCAATCGGCGTGCTTTGTAAGAAGAATGCGTCTATTTCCGGTGCAGAAGTAGGTTGTCAGGGCGAAGTTGGCTCTGCCTGTGCCATGGCCGCAGCAGGTTTATGTGATGTGCTTGGGGGTACGCCAATGCAAGTCGAAAACGCCGCAGAAATTGGGCTTGAACATAACTTAGGATTAACCTGTGATCCGGTTGGTGGTTTGGTGCAAGTGCCTTGTATCGAACGCAACGCCATTGCCGCCATGAAAGCCATTAACGCCACGCAAATGGCCTTAAGAGGCGATGGCGATCACTTTATATCCTTAGACAAGGTGATCAAAACCATGCGCGATACGGGACGCGACATGCAAGATAAATACAAAGAAACCTCACGTGGCGGTTTGGCTGTTAACGCGATTGAGTGTTGA
- a CDS encoding DUF2059 domain-containing protein, giving the protein MKKTFINTAFVIFTAVNSLHLNAASASKESVEEFFKVIKMEEQMTGGFEAMMPAIDQLSIQLKLNQEEKSELLSIYLDWFENDIDRPKVINELVSIYSQAFSEEEIISITDFYRTPAGMKFTEKSPELMGIAMQIGVKEGQSKQHLLIEKLTPFIEAHDK; this is encoded by the coding sequence ATGAAAAAGACGTTCATAAATACGGCGTTCGTAATCTTCACTGCGGTTAATTCACTACATTTGAACGCAGCGTCCGCAAGTAAAGAATCCGTCGAGGAGTTTTTTAAGGTAATTAAGATGGAAGAGCAGATGACTGGCGGGTTTGAGGCTATGATGCCCGCTATAGATCAACTGTCGATCCAATTAAAATTAAATCAAGAAGAAAAAAGCGAGCTTTTATCGATTTATTTAGACTGGTTTGAGAATGACATCGACCGCCCCAAAGTAATCAATGAGCTTGTATCTATATACTCGCAAGCTTTCTCAGAAGAAGAAATAATATCTATTACCGATTTCTATCGCACTCCTGCGGGAATGAAGTTTACCGAAAAATCCCCCGAGCTTATGGGTATCGCGATGCAAATAGGTGTAAAAGAAGGTCAATCTAAACAACACCTTTTAATTGAAAAGCTCACCCCCTTTATTGAAGCTCACGATAAATAA